One Acidobacteriota bacterium genomic window carries:
- a CDS encoding zf-HC2 domain-containing protein, whose translation MMQCENIHVRLALYLDDELHNGERDDFEAHLQGCAACRQWHERERREIEAIRAAQPLYTAPPELRARLTTLLAETPAPFVAPAPLRQRLQQMLRPAKPPAFGFRPARLFALAAVLCFAVFASFWALVLHRNATTLPAPSEFAQMAVDTHVRRVRGQLPLEIASASPAEISNWFAGKVSFSLKLPNYQEASGQVRLYNLEGARLVGFRNDYAALVAYDMDKHPITLVVTANGVAMPSGGEQVVSKGLRFHYDMLNGWKVITWADRGLTYALVSDLAGRGQQSCIVCHEGTQDREIIEGLKPGRTQL comes from the coding sequence ATGATGCAGTGCGAAAACATCCACGTCCGGTTGGCCTTGTACCTGGACGATGAATTACACAACGGCGAGCGCGACGATTTCGAGGCGCATTTGCAAGGCTGCGCCGCGTGCCGCCAGTGGCACGAACGGGAGCGCCGGGAAATCGAAGCCATTCGCGCGGCGCAACCGCTTTACACCGCGCCGCCGGAATTGCGCGCGCGTCTGACAACGTTACTCGCTGAAACACCCGCACCATTCGTCGCGCCCGCACCGCTGCGCCAACGGCTGCAACAAATGTTGCGTCCTGCCAAACCGCCTGCCTTCGGCTTCCGCCCCGCGCGTTTGTTCGCCCTGGCGGCGGTCTTGTGTTTCGCCGTGTTCGCGAGCTTCTGGGCGCTGGTCTTACATCGCAACGCCACGACACTGCCCGCGCCCTCCGAATTCGCGCAAATGGCCGTGGATACGCACGTGCGCCGGGTGCGCGGCCAACTGCCGCTGGAAATCGCCAGCGCTTCACCCGCCGAAATCTCCAACTGGTTTGCGGGCAAGGTCTCGTTCAGTTTGAAGCTGCCCAACTATCAGGAAGCTTCGGGGCAGGTGCGGCTTTACAATTTGGAAGGCGCGCGGCTGGTCGGCTTCCGCAACGATTACGCGGCGCTCGTGGCTTATGACATGGACAAACATCCGATCACGCTGGTCGTGACCGCGAATGGCGTCGCCATGCCCTCGGGCGGCGAACAGGTCGTCTCCAAAGGGTTGCGCTTCCATTACGACATGCTCAACGGCTGGAAAGTCATCACCTGGGCGGATCGCGGCTTGACCTATGCCCTCGTTTCAGACCTGGCCGGACGTGGGCAGCAATCGTGCATCGTGTGCCATGAGGGCACGCAAGACCGCGAGATTATCGAGGGGTTGAAGCCGGGCCGCACCCAACTTTAA